The region CTCATCCCGCCCCCTCGCGCCATGTTGCGAGAGCTGGGCTTGGGTCGCAATATGCAAGATTTTGTCATCTTATGATGAAAATGTCAGGCCATTTAGTTTTGTCAGTATTTGCTGGATATATTGTCAAGATACGCGCACACAAACCGCCGGATACACAAGTTCTAATTTTACAAGATGACAAAATAACCGAAAGCTGTTAAGTCACATCGCCAAGGCGTGAATCGGGGGGATCATGCAGGACCGCAATGCCATCACGGGGGTCGCGATCATGGCGCTGGTGGCGCTTGGCGGCGCCGTGGACAGCGCCATCGTGCGGTTGCTGGCGGGCGAGGTTCATCCCTTTGTGATCGGTTTCACCCGCGTGAGCTTCGGCCTTCTGGCGATGCTGCCGCTGATCCTGACCCGGCCCGGTATCCTGCGGACACAGGCGCGCTTCAGCCATGTCCTGCGGGCGGCGCTGAAGCTCGGCTCGCTGGTCGCGGTCTTTACCGCGCTGCAGGCGGCGCCGCTGGCCACGGTCACCGCCATCGGCTTTGCCGCGCCGATCTTCGTCACCCTTGGCGCATGGCTGTTCCTGTCCGAGAAGCCGGGGCCGCTGCGGCTCATGGGGCTAGTTCTGGGCTTTGCCGGGATCGTGGTGATTCTGGCCCCATCCATCGGGCTGGGTGAGGGTGAGGCGCTGATGCTGGCGCTGCTGGGTGCGCTTCTGACGGCGGCGATCCAGCTGATGCTGAAGGTCATGGGCCGGACCGAGCGTGCCGATACGCTGGTGGCCTGGAATCTGATCGTCTCGGTGCCTTTGGCCGCGCTGCCGGCCTGGTATTTCTGGACTACGCCCACTGCCACGCAATGGGGGCTGCTGGCGCTGCAGGGCGTCATCGGCACCGTTTCGCAACTGGGCGTCACCCGGGCGTTCCAGTTGGCCGATGCCTCGCTGGTCGCGCCGGTCGATTTCCTGCGCCTGCCCTTCGTCGCCGCCATGGCCTGGTTCGTCTTCAGCGAGCTTTCACCGATCTCGACCTGGGCCGGCGCGGCGCTGATCTTTGCCGCCATCCTCTTGATGGCCGCCTCGGCGCGCGGGCGTCAGGCCGTGGTGCAGGGCTGATACCAATGACAGCACCAGTGATAGCGAGAACGTATCATTCTGCATCAGAAACGAGTCGACTGACATGCGGATGACCCTAAAATCGCGGATGACCCAGGAGGAGGGCCGGTCAAGGCCTCGGGTTCAGATGCTTGTCCGGCGTCTTGCGGCGACCGCCGGAGTGACTGCAACAGCCGCTCCTATGGGAGGACTATCCATGAACTGTCGCGCAACCCTGCTGGGCGGGGTGACCTTGCTTGCCTTGTCGGCACCCGCCTTTGCCGCCGATACCGATGTCATCATCGCGCTGAACGAAGAGCTTGAAACGGTCGAACCCTGCATGGCCTCGCAGTCGAATATCGGCCGCGTCATCCTGCAGAACATCTCCGAAACGCTGACCGAGTTGAACACCGAGGACGGCTCGCTGATGCCGCGTCTGGCGGAAAGCTGGGAGGATATGGGTAACGGCACCTGGCGCTTTCACCTGCGCCCCGGCGTGACCTTCTCGGACGGTTCGGCCTTTGATGCCGCCGACGTCAAGCATTCGATCGAGCGCACGGTCTCGCCCGACCTGACCTGCGAGATCGGTGCCAAGTTCTTCGGCGGCATGACCCTGACCACGGCGGTGGTCGATGACGCGACGGTCGACATCACCTCGGACCCGGCCCAGCCGATCCTGCCGCTTCTGTTCTCGACCCTGACCATCGTGCCCTCGGAAACTGCGATGGAGTTCACCCGCCAGCCGGTCGGCACCGGCCCCTATGTGCTGAGCGAATGGAACGCCGGGCAGAACATCATCCTGGACCGCCGCGATGATTACTGGGGCGAGGCGCCGGTGGTGACCAAGGCCACCTATCTGTTCCGCACCGATGACGCGGTACGCGCCGCCATGGTGCCGGCGGGCGAGGCCGATATCGTGCCGCTGATCAACCAGAACGACGCCACCAACCCGGCAACCGATTTCGCCTATCCGAACTCGGAAACCACCTATCTGCGTCTCGACAGCAGCAAGGCGCCGCTGGATGACATCCGCATCCGCGAGGCGATGAACCTGGCGGTCGACCGCGAGGCGTTCCTTGGCACGCTGGTGCCGGCCGATGCCACGCTGGCCACGCATATGACGCCCCCGACCGCGCTTGGCGCCGATGTCGATCTGGGCGTGCCGGCCTATGACCCCGACCGCGCCCGCGCACTGATCGAGGAAGCCAAGGCCGCCGGTGTGCCGGTCGATACCGAGATCACCCTGATCGGTCGTCTGGGGAACTATCCCAACGTGACCGAGGTGCTGGAAGCCCTGCAGCAGATGTTCGCCGATGTCGGGCTGAACGTGAAGCTCGAGATGGTCGAGGTGGCGGAATGGGTCGAGCATTATTCGAAACCCTTCGCAGCTGGTGACGTCCCGGCGATGGTTTCGGCCATGCATGACAACAATCGCGGCGATCCGGTCTTCTCGATGTATTTCAAATATGCCTGCGACGGGTTGCAGTCGGGCATCTGCGACGAGGAACTGGACAAGCTGATCGCCGATGCCACCGCGGCGACGGGCGATGCCCGGGCCGAGGCCTGGCGCGCGGCCTTCCAGAAGGCGCATGACCTCTGGGCCGATATCTTCCTGTTCCACATGGTGGGCTTCAGCCGCGTCTCGGAACGGCTGGACTTCAAGCCGACCATCGCCACGAACTCGGAGCTGCAGCTTTCGCAGATCAAGTTCAAGTAACCCCCTCGGGTGGCGGCGCATCCCCGCGCCGCCGCCCCTTCCTCTCCGGCCCATCAGCCCTGAAAGAAAGATCTGACGATGAAGAAATTTCTGTTCAAACGGGCAATTTCCAGCGCCATCTCGCTGCTCTTGCTGATCGTTGCCGTCTTCTTCCTGTCGCGCCTGACCGGCGATCCGACGGACCTTTACCTGCCGGTCGATGCCAGCCAGGAGGCGCGTGACAATTTCCGCGCCATCAACGGGCTGGATCAGCCGCTGATCGTGCAGTTCGGCCGCTATGTCTGGGATGTGCTGCATCTGGATTTCGGCGACTCGATCCGCCGCGCCCGCCCGGCGCTCGAGGTGGTGATCGAGGCCTTCGCCTGGACACTGCAACTGGCGCTGATCACCATGTTCCTGGTCTCGCTGGCGGCGATCATTCTCGGCTCGCTGGCGGCCTTCAAGGTCGGTGGCTTCTTCGACCGCATCGCCACCTTCTTCTCGCTGATCGGCGCCGCCGCCCCGGATTTCTGGGTCGCCATCGTCGCCATCGTCATCTTCTCGCTTGGCCTCGGCTGGCTGCCCACATCCGGAACCGGCACGCCCCTGCACTGGGTCCTGCCCATTGCGGTTCTCTTCATCCGGCCCTTCGGCCTGATCCTGCAGGTTGTGCGCGGCTCGATGATCAACGCGCTCTCCTCAGCCTATGTGAAGACCGCCCGCGCCAAGGGCGTGACGCCGAAGAAGCAGATCTTCGTCCATGCGCTTCGCAATGGCATGCTGCCGGTCATTACCGTCATCGGCGATCAGGCGGCGGGGATGCTGAACGGGGCGGTGATCGTCGAGACCATCTTCGGCTTTCCCGGCGTCGGCAAGCTGATGATCGATTCGATCCTGCAGCGCGACTTCTCGGTGATCCTCGCGGCGATCATGGTCACGGCCATCGCCATCTTCCTGATGAACATCCTGATCGACCTGGCCTATGCCGCGCTCGATCCCCGCATCCGCTATTAGGGAGGCGAACATGACCCAAGCAACCGCATCCGCGGCCCCCGAGAAGGAACGCAGCGGCTTTCGCACCTGGCTTTCACTGCTCTGGGCCGACAAGCTGGCGTTCTTCGCCGCCGTCTTCCTGATCATCGTGCTCCTCTGCGCCATCCTTGGCCCCTGGCTTCTGGACGGCGTGGCCACCAAGCAGAACCTGCGCGGCCGCAATGCCCCGCCCTTCGATCTGTCGCGCGGCTTCATGATGATCCTCGGCGGCGACCAGCTGGGCCGGCCGCTGCTGGCGCGGCTGATCGTGGCGGCAGGAAATACCATGGCCGTCGCCGGCGGTGCGGTGCTGCTGGCCATGCTGATCGGCTCGACCCTCGGCCTGATCGCCGGCTATTCCCGTGGCCGCATGGCGGAACTGATCCCGCGTCTCGCCGACGTGATCATGTCCTTCCCCTCGCTCCTGCTGGCCGTGATCGTCCTCTACATGCTGGACCCCTCGGTCGGGAACATCATCCTTGTCCTCGCCATCACCCGCATCCCGGTCTACCTGCGCACCACCCGCGCCGAGGTGCTGGAGGTGCGCGAGCGGATGTTCGTGCAGGCCGCAACCGTCATGGGCGCGCCGACGCGGCGGATCATTTTTCGCCACATCCTGCCGATGATACTGCCCACCATCCTGACCATCGCCACGCTGGATTTCTCCTTCGTGATGCTGGCGGAAAGCTCGCTTTCCTTCCTCGGCATCGGCATCCAGCCTCCCGAGATCACCTGGGGCCTGATGGTCAGCCAGGGCCGGCCCTATCTGACCAGCGCCTGGTGGCTCTCGTTCTGGCCGGGTCTGGCGATCATCCTGACCACGCTGTCGCTGAACCTTCTGTCGAACTGGATGCGCGTCGCGCTGGACCCGGTGCAACGCTGGCGCCTTGAAATCGGAGCACGGAAACATGGCTGAGCCCCTTCTGGAAGTCCGCAACCTTTCCGTCACCTTCCACACCGCCCGTGGCCCGGTCGAGGCCGTCCGCAATGTCAGCTGGCAGGTCGCGCCGGGCGAGGTGCTGGCGATCCTTGGCGAATCCGGCTCGGGCAAGTCGGTCTCGGCCTCGGCGGTGATGGATCTGATCGATTGCCCGCCGGGCGAGATCACCAGCGGCGAAATCATTTATCGCGGTCGTGACCTGTTGAAGATGAGCGCCGCCGAACGCCGCGACATCAATGGCAAGCGCATCGCCATGATCTTTCAGGACCCGCTGAGCCATCTGAACCCGGTCTATACCGTCGGCTGGCAGATCGAGGAGGCCCTGACCACCCATGGCACGCCGCAGGACAAGGCGCGGGTGGAAACCATCGCGCTTCTGGACAAGGTCGGCATCCCCAACCCCGAAGCCTCGGCGCGGAAATACCCGCACCAGTTCTCGGGCGGGCAGCGGCAGCGCCTGATGATCGCGATGGCGCTGGCGCTGCGCCCCGACGTGCTGATCGCCGACGAGCCGACCACCGCGCTCGACGTGACGGTGCAGGCGCAGATCCTCGCGCTTCTGGAGCAGTTGCAGCACGAGACCGGGATGGCGCTTCTGATCATCACCCATGATCTGGGCGTCGTGGCCGAGATCGCCGACCGGGTGGTGGTGATGAACGCCGGCGAGATCGTCGAGCAGGGCACGGCCGCCGAGGTCTATGCCAATCCCCAGCACGCCTATACCAAGCGGCTGATCGGCGCGGCGCCGGGCAAGGGCGCGATCCATGACGATCCGCCCACGACCGAGCCTATCCTGCTTCTGCAGAATGTCTGCAAGAAGTACGGGGAATTCGAGGCGCTGAAGGGCTGCAGTTTCGAGCTGTGCGAGGGCGAGACGCTGGCCATCGTCGGCGAATCCGGTTCGGGCAAATCGACCACGGCCCGAGTGCTGCTGCGGCTCGAGGAACCGACCAGCGGGCGGGCGATGTATCACGGGCGCGACCTCTTCGCCCTGTCGCCGCGCGAATTGTTCGAGCTGCGGCGTGACATCCAGATGGTGTTTCAGGACCCGACGCAAAGCCTCAACCCGCGCATGACGGTCTATCAGATCATCTCGGAAGCCTGGGCGATCCATCCCGAGATCCTGCCCAAGGCGCGCTGGCGCGATCGGGTGGCCGAGCTTTTGGGTCAGGTCGGGCTGAAGCCCGAACACGCCCACCGCTATCCGCACCAGTTCTCCGGCGGCCAGCGCCAGCGCATCGCCATCGCCCGCGCCCTTGCGCTGGAACCGCGCGTCATCGTCTGCGACGAGGCGGTTTCGGCCCTTGACGTGCAGGTTCAGGCGCAGGTGATCGAGCTTCTGGACAAGCTGAAGGATGAATTCGGCCTCAGCTACATCTTCATCGCCCATGACCTGCCGGTGGTGCGCGACTTTGCCGACCGGGTGATCGTCATGCAGAAGGGCCAGATCGTCGAACAGGGCCCGGTGCGCGAGATCTTCGAGAACCCGCGCGAAACCTATACCCAAAATCTGCTGGCGGCTTCGCTGGACCCCGATCCCGAGGTTCAGGCCCGCCGCCGCGCCGAACGACTGTCGAAGGAGGTTGCCTGATGTCGAAACCCGATGTGATGATGCTCTATCCAATGCGCCCCAAGGCGATGGAGCAGCTTGAGGCAGCCTATACGCTGCACCGCGCCGATCTGGCGGGTGACAAGGCGGCCTTCATCGCCCTGCACGGGCCGAAATGCCGGACCATCGCCACCAACGGGCACGAGCCGGTGACGCGCGAGATGATCGCCGCCATGCCGAAGCTGGAACTGGTCGCCTGTTCCAGTGCCGGTTTCGAAAGCTTTGACCTTGTTGCGATGGCCGAGCGTGGGGTGAAGCTGACCAATACCTCATCCGCGCTCAGCGATGACGTGGCCGACACGGCGATCATGCTGATGCTCGCGGCGCGGCGATCGCTGGTCGCGGCCGAGGCCTATGTCCGCTCGGGTGACTGGGCCAAAAAGGGCATGTTCCCGTTGCAGCGCACCATCTCGGGCAAGCGGCTCGGCATCGTCGGCATGGGCACGATCGGGCAGGAGATCGCCCGCCGGGCCGAGGCGATGCGGATGCACGTCAGCTATTGGAACCGCAGGCCGAAGGATGTGCCGTGGCAGTTCCAGACTGATCTGCTGCAGCTTGCCAGCGACAGCGACGTTTTGGTTGTCATCGTCGCCGGTGGCGAGGGCACGCGCGGGCTGATCTCGGCCGAGGTGATGGCGGCTCTGGGGCCGCAGGGCCTTCTGGTCAATGTCTCGCGCGGCTCGGTGGTGGATGAACCGGCGCTGATCGCGGCGCTGACCTCGGGCGCGCTCGGTCAGGCGGCGCTGGATGTCTTTGCCAGCGAACCCGACCCCGACCCGGCGCTGACGGCGCTGCCCAATGTGACGCTGTTTCCGCATCACGCCTCGGGCACGGTCGAGACGCGGGACGCGATGGCGCAGCTGGTCGTGGACAACCTCGCCGCCTTCTATGCCGGCCAGCCGCTGCTGACGCCGGTCGATCTCGCGGCCTATGTGCCAGCCCCTGCCGAGGGATGAGCCGGGGCGCTGTGCTGGTGACAGGGGCCAGTTCCGGCATCGGGCTGGCCATCGCGCAGGCGCTGCTGGCCGAGGGGTTTTCGGTCATCGGCCTGTCGCGCAGCGCGCCTAAGGGCTTGGGCGAGGGTTTTACCCATCTGCCGGTCGATCTGACTGATCCGGTGGCGCTGACTGCCGCACTCGGGGACCTGCCGCCACTGGCGGGCGTGGTCCATGCGGCGGGGCTGCTGCGCGTCGGGCGGCATGACGCCTTCGATTTCACCGATGGCGCGCGCATGTGGCAATTGCATGTCGAGACCTCGGCCCGGCTGATCGGGGCGCTGGCCCCGCGCCTGTCGGATGGCGGCCGGATCGTGCTGATCGGCAGCCGGGTGGCGCGCGGCGCGCCGGGCCGGGCGCTCTATGCGGCCTCCAAGGCGGCGCTGTCGGGTCTGGTGCGATCCGTCGCCGCCGAGCTGGCCCCGCGCGGCATCACCGTCAATATCGTCGCCCCCGGCGCCACCGACACGCCGATGCTGCGCGACCCCGAACGCGCCAGCGAGGCGCCGAAATTGCCGCCCATCGGCCGGATGATCCGACCCGAAGAAGTCGCGGCAACCGTCGCCTTCCTGCTGTCGCCACTTGCAGGCGCCATCACCGGGCAGGAGATCGTCATCTGCGGCGGGGCGTCTTTGTGACCTATCGCGTCCTCATCATCGCCGATGACCTGACCGGCGCCTTGGACAGCGGTTCCGCCTTCGCCATGCGCGGACATGCCACCCGGGTTCTTCTGGACCCCGCCGATCTGCCCGCTGCGCTGACCGATCCTGATCTGCAGGTCATCGCCATTGCCACCGGCACGCGCGAGGTGCCTGTGGCCGAGGCCGCGCAGGCGGTGCAGCGCATCGCCGAAGCTTCGGCGGGCTTCGACGGCATCCTGTTCAAGAAGATCGACAGCCGGATGAAGGGACATATCGCCGCCGAACTAGCGGCCCTGCGGGGTGTCTTTCCACTGCCGGTGCTTGCCGTCCCGGCGATCCCGCGGCTCGCGCGAGTGGTCGCCGATGGCTGCGTTACCGGCGCGGGGATCGGAACGCCGATCGCCATAGCCCCGGCACTCGGTATCGAAGCCCGCATTCCCAAAGCCACCAGCGATGCCGAGATTGACGCCGTCCTGCCGGACGCGCTGGATCAGGTGATCCATGCCGGCGCCGCCGGTCTGGCCGAGGCGCTGGCCCGCGCACTGCCGCCGGGCGATGCCACGGCCCCGATTGATCTGCCGCTGCCACTGCTGATGGCCATCGGCTCGCGCGATCCGGTGACGCTGGCGCAGATCGCGGCGCTGGACAGCGCCCCCCTTGCCGCGCCCAACGGCGCGGTTCCGCCCTTGCCGGTGGCCGACCTGAGTCTCGTCCGGTGTACGCCCGGTGTTGAACCTGTGTCACCCGCTCAAGCCGCAGAGAACTTTGCAACCGGCATCGCCCGAGAGCTGCGCCGCAACCCGCCCCGTACCCTCTTCGCCTGCGGCGGCGAAACCGCACATGCCATCCTGCGGAAGCTCGGCATCACCACCCTTGATTTGCTTGGTGAAATCCTGCCCGGCATTCCCGTCGCCCGCACGCTTGACGGCAAGCTGACCGTCATCACCAAATCCGGCGGCTTCGGCGGGCCCGGTGCCTTGACGCAGTTGACTGGAAAATTTGTCAAATGATGCTCAGATAGGTTAGTCCTTTGTCCGAAGCCGTTACGGAGCCAAAGATGACCTATGACAAGGCCAAGCCCAGGACCACGCTGGCCGACAAGGTCTATCACCTGCTGTTCACCCGCATCACCAATGGCGAATACGAGGTGAACCAGAAACTGCCACCGGAAAACGCCCTGTCGGTCGAATTCGGCGTCTCGCGCCCGATCCTCCGCGCGGCGATGGAGCGGCTGAGGGACGAGGGGCTGATTTATTCGCGGCAGGGGGCGGGCAGCTATGTCCGTCTGCCGGTCAATGCCCCCGTGGGCTTTGCACGGGTCGAGACATTGGCCGATATCCAGCGCTGCTATGAGTTTCGCCTGACGCTGGAATCCGATGCCACGCGGCTGGCGGCAGGGCGTCGCAACCAGTCGGCGCTGGAGGAAATCGACCGGGCACTGGCGCTTTTGCGCGACGCGACCGGCTCGATGCAGCACCGCGAGGATGCCGACTTCGCCTTTCACCTCGCCATCGCGAAAGCCTCGAACAATCAATATTACGAGGCCACGATGCGGGCGCTTCGCGACCATATCAACGTCGGCATGAAGATGCATGGCCAGTCGCTGATGAGCGATGGCGCCAAGGGGCTGGAGGATGTGCTGGCCGAACATACCGCCATCCGCGAGGCGATCCAGGACAAGCGGGGCGAGGATGCGGCGCGGCTGATGCGCGGGCATATCGAGCAATCGCGCGACCGGCTGTTCGGCGGCGGGTTGATCGATCTGCAGATGCGGAATTGACAAGTTATTTACAACATCACAAATAACTTGACATCTGGCCCGGTTCGAGGCTGAATCCCCCTGCAAACACTGGGGGGATTCCATGACCGTTGACGAGATTGCCGCTTCGATGGATGGCCGCCTTGCGACCACCACACCGGGCCGGGACGAGGCCTTCCTGCCCTCGCCCGCCGTCCAGAACCACGCCTCGTTCCTGGTCGAACTGCCCGATGGCGCGGTGATCTGCACCTGGTTCGGCGGCTCGCTTGAAGGCAAGTCCGACATTTCCATCCGCGCGGCTATCCTTTTGCCCGGTGCAACCCAATGGGGACCGGTCTCGACGCTCAGCGACGATCCCGATCATTCCGAACAGAACCCGGTGATCTTCCCGGCGCCGGATGGGCAGTTGTGGCTGTTCCACACCTCGCAGCCCTCGGGCAATCAGGATGAATGCCGGGTGCGCATGGCCCGGCTGACCCGCGAGGGCGACCGGCTCCGGGCCGAGGCGGGCGCCTATATCGACCTGCCGCGCGGCTGCTTCATCCGGGCGCAATTGCAGGTGCAGAGCAATGGGTCATGGCTGCTGCCGCTGTTCCGCTGTGTCCAGCGACCGGGGCAGAAATGGACCGGAAGCCACGATGTGGCCGCCGTCGCGATCTCGCCCGATCAGGGGAAAAGCTGGTCCTATCAGGAGGTTCCTGGCTCGGTCGGCTCGGTCCATATGTGCCCGGTCGATACCGGTGCGCGGCTTTCGGCCTTCTATCGCCGGCGTCAGGCCGATTTCGTCTGCCGCTCGGACAGCCTCGATGGCGGGCGCAGTTGGTCGGCCCCGGTAGCGACGGATGTGCCGAACAACAATTCCTCACTGGCGGCGACCCGGCTGGCGTCGGGCCAGGTCGCGCTGATCTGCAACCCGATCAATGCCGAGATGTCACCCGACCGCCGGGCCTCGCTCTATGACGAGCTGGGCGAAGAGGATGGCCGGCCCGACGCGGACCCGCAGGGCGGCTGCACCCCGATCTGGGGCGTGCCGCGCGCGCCGGCGGCGCTGTGCCTCTCGACCGATGGCGGGGCCAGTTTTCCCGAACGCTACTTGATCGAGGATGGCGATGGCGCCTGCCTGTCCAACAACTCGCTGGACGGCAAGAACCACGAACTGTCCTATCCCTGGCTGCTGGAGACGACGGACGGGGCGCTGCATCTGAGCTATACCTTCCACCGCCGCGCCATCAAGCACGTGCGTCTGGCTCCGGGCTGGCGCGAGCGGCTGACCCGGCTGTGAAAGGATGGCGCAGGTTGTAAACCGATCGACCTGCGCCCTGACCCGCGATCAGGCCGTGGCGCGACGCCCCTGCGCCAGTTTCCCGGCATAATCCAGCGCCGACAGCATGTTCACATGGTTGGCGCGGCCAGTGCCCGCAATGTCAAAGGCAGTGCCATGATCGACCGAGCTGCGGTCGATGGGCAGACCAAGCGAGACATTCACCGCAGAATCGAAGGCGATCAGCTTGATCGGGATATGACCCTGATCGTGATATTGCGCCACGACCAGATCGAAGGCGCCGTTATAGGCGCGGTGGAAGACCGTATCCGCCGAGATCGGCCCCTGCACGTCGATCCCCTCGGCCCGGGCGATCTCGACCCCCGGCCCGGTCTGAAGATCATCCTCACGCCCGAAAAGCCCGTTCTCGCCGCAATGCGGGTTGATCCCGGCGACAGCGATCCGGGGGTTCTCGATCCCCATACGACGCAAATGGCGATGACCGGTGCGGATGGTTTCGGCCACGCGCTCGGGCGTGGCGCGGGTGATGGCGTCCTTCAGCGAGACATGGGTCGAGACATGGATGACGTTCAGCCGCTCGGACGCCAGCAGCATCCACGAGGACTTGCAACCGGTCAGCGCCGCCAGCATCCCGGTATGGCCGTCATAGTGATGCCCGGCGGCATTCAGCGCCTCCTTGTTGATCGGCGCGGTGACGATGCCCGCCGCCTTGCCGCCGCTGGTCAGCTCGACCGCGCGCTGGATGTAGCGGAAGGACGCCTCGCCGCAGGCCTCGGACAGGACGCCGAAGCGGCCCGGCAGCCCGTCGACCGGCACATGGATCACCTGCAAGGCGCCCGGCTTTGCGCTGTCCGACAGCGCCAGCGTCACGCCGCTGGCGGTAATCGCGCGGTCCAGCGTGTCGCGGTCACCGATGACGGCATAACCGCCGCGCGCCTCGGGCGGCAGCGAGGCGATGGCTTTCACGGTCACCTCGGCGCCGACGCCCGAGGGGTCGCCCATGGTGATGACGATGGGTTGGTCGGTCATGGGGCGTCCTTTCGGTGGGAGGAATCGGGGCGGGGGGTCATGCCGTCAACTCGTATTTACGCAGAATTTCGCGGATGGCGGCGTCCTGCGCGGGATCGGGCAGCAGCGCTGGCTGGCGCGAGAGACCGACCGAGGGGTCCATCTGGTAGAGCGCCCGCTTGACCAGCGCCGGCGGGAAGCCAAGCGCGTAAAGATCCTTGCGCAGCCCGGCAAAGACCGTCTGTGCCGCCTCGGCCCCGGCATCGTCGCCGGCGTTGAAGCTGGCGATGATCTGGGCCAGCACCTGCGGCGCGACATTGCCCAGACCCGAGATCACCCCGGCGCAGCCCTGCTGCAAGCCCCAGTGGACCAGATGGTCGGGGGCGCAATAGACCTCGAAATTGCCTTCGTCGCGGGCGACATCCAGATAATCCATCACCGTCTCGGTCGAGCCGCCGGAATCCTTGATCCCGGCAATGTTCGGGTGGCGGGCCAGCACGCGCGCAGTATCAGGCTCGATATGGTTCTGGGTGCGCGCGGGAATGTCATAGAGATAGACGGGAGTCGTCACCGCATCGGCGACGGTGGTGAAATGGCGAATCAGCCCGTCCTGCGTGCATGCGATGAAATAGGGGGTGATGACGGCGATGCCCTCGACCCCCATGCGGTCGACAGCGCGCGCGAGTTGCAGCGTTTCGAAGGTTGCCGGGCAGCCGGCATTGACGATCACCTTCACCCGCCCCGCCACCTCGTCCATCACCGCCTCCAGCAGGTCGATCTTCTCGCCCTGCGTCAGCGCGGTGAAATCGCCATTGGTGCCGCAGCACATGATGTTGTTGCCGGCCGCGACCTGACGGCGCACCTGCGCGCGCGTGGCCTCGAGGTTCAGCGTCTCGTCCTCGTTGAAACAGGTGACAAGCGCGACATAGGCCGAACGGGGGGATTGGGTCATGGGTCACCTCGCAAGGGGCCGATTCTGCCGGGGCGATTCCCCGGGGCTACAAGCCTTGGCGGGAAACTGGCGTGAATATGATAAGTTGTCAATGTATTTTGCCAAATTGTTGGCAAGATATGCGCCCGAAAGCCCAACCTCCGCGGCGACAATTCAGCAGACCTCGCGCCAGTAACATAGATTTTGTCATAAAATGCTTATTTCGAGCAACGAAACGCGGTCAGACCGGGGACAGAACCATCCGGACCCGCCATCAAACATACTTGTTGACAACTTTTCGCAACCTGCGCATTCTGCACCCCATCTAGCGCGGCGACAATCGACCGGAGTGACAAGATGCCCCTGCTTTCAGACCCGATAGAACTGCTGCGCCCGCCGGTCCTGCGCTTTGGCGTGGGCACGATCGACACTCTGGCCGCTTGGGTCGAGGAACGGGGTTATGGCCGCCCG is a window of Paracoccus zhejiangensis DNA encoding:
- a CDS encoding DMT family transporter codes for the protein MQDRNAITGVAIMALVALGGAVDSAIVRLLAGEVHPFVIGFTRVSFGLLAMLPLILTRPGILRTQARFSHVLRAALKLGSLVAVFTALQAAPLATVTAIGFAAPIFVTLGAWLFLSEKPGPLRLMGLVLGFAGIVVILAPSIGLGEGEALMLALLGALLTAAIQLMLKVMGRTERADTLVAWNLIVSVPLAALPAWYFWTTPTATQWGLLALQGVIGTVSQLGVTRAFQLADASLVAPVDFLRLPFVAAMAWFVFSELSPISTWAGAALIFAAILLMAASARGRQAVVQG
- a CDS encoding ABC transporter substrate-binding protein; translation: MNCRATLLGGVTLLALSAPAFAADTDVIIALNEELETVEPCMASQSNIGRVILQNISETLTELNTEDGSLMPRLAESWEDMGNGTWRFHLRPGVTFSDGSAFDAADVKHSIERTVSPDLTCEIGAKFFGGMTLTTAVVDDATVDITSDPAQPILPLLFSTLTIVPSETAMEFTRQPVGTGPYVLSEWNAGQNIILDRRDDYWGEAPVVTKATYLFRTDDAVRAAMVPAGEADIVPLINQNDATNPATDFAYPNSETTYLRLDSSKAPLDDIRIREAMNLAVDREAFLGTLVPADATLATHMTPPTALGADVDLGVPAYDPDRARALIEEAKAAGVPVDTEITLIGRLGNYPNVTEVLEALQQMFADVGLNVKLEMVEVAEWVEHYSKPFAAGDVPAMVSAMHDNNRGDPVFSMYFKYACDGLQSGICDEELDKLIADATAATGDARAEAWRAAFQKAHDLWADIFLFHMVGFSRVSERLDFKPTIATNSELQLSQIKFK
- a CDS encoding ABC transporter permease; this translates as MKKFLFKRAISSAISLLLLIVAVFFLSRLTGDPTDLYLPVDASQEARDNFRAINGLDQPLIVQFGRYVWDVLHLDFGDSIRRARPALEVVIEAFAWTLQLALITMFLVSLAAIILGSLAAFKVGGFFDRIATFFSLIGAAAPDFWVAIVAIVIFSLGLGWLPTSGTGTPLHWVLPIAVLFIRPFGLILQVVRGSMINALSSAYVKTARAKGVTPKKQIFVHALRNGMLPVITVIGDQAAGMLNGAVIVETIFGFPGVGKLMIDSILQRDFSVILAAIMVTAIAIFLMNILIDLAYAALDPRIRY
- a CDS encoding ABC transporter permease encodes the protein MTQATASAAPEKERSGFRTWLSLLWADKLAFFAAVFLIIVLLCAILGPWLLDGVATKQNLRGRNAPPFDLSRGFMMILGGDQLGRPLLARLIVAAGNTMAVAGGAVLLAMLIGSTLGLIAGYSRGRMAELIPRLADVIMSFPSLLLAVIVLYMLDPSVGNIILVLAITRIPVYLRTTRAEVLEVRERMFVQAATVMGAPTRRIIFRHILPMILPTILTIATLDFSFVMLAESSLSFLGIGIQPPEITWGLMVSQGRPYLTSAWWLSFWPGLAIILTTLSLNLLSNWMRVALDPVQRWRLEIGARKHG
- a CDS encoding ABC transporter ATP-binding protein, whose product is MAEPLLEVRNLSVTFHTARGPVEAVRNVSWQVAPGEVLAILGESGSGKSVSASAVMDLIDCPPGEITSGEIIYRGRDLLKMSAAERRDINGKRIAMIFQDPLSHLNPVYTVGWQIEEALTTHGTPQDKARVETIALLDKVGIPNPEASARKYPHQFSGGQRQRLMIAMALALRPDVLIADEPTTALDVTVQAQILALLEQLQHETGMALLIITHDLGVVAEIADRVVVMNAGEIVEQGTAAEVYANPQHAYTKRLIGAAPGKGAIHDDPPTTEPILLLQNVCKKYGEFEALKGCSFELCEGETLAIVGESGSGKSTTARVLLRLEEPTSGRAMYHGRDLFALSPRELFELRRDIQMVFQDPTQSLNPRMTVYQIISEAWAIHPEILPKARWRDRVAELLGQVGLKPEHAHRYPHQFSGGQRQRIAIARALALEPRVIVCDEAVSALDVQVQAQVIELLDKLKDEFGLSYIFIAHDLPVVRDFADRVIVMQKGQIVEQGPVREIFENPRETYTQNLLAASLDPDPEVQARRRAERLSKEVA
- a CDS encoding 2-hydroxyacid dehydrogenase; the encoded protein is MSKPDVMMLYPMRPKAMEQLEAAYTLHRADLAGDKAAFIALHGPKCRTIATNGHEPVTREMIAAMPKLELVACSSAGFESFDLVAMAERGVKLTNTSSALSDDVADTAIMLMLAARRSLVAAEAYVRSGDWAKKGMFPLQRTISGKRLGIVGMGTIGQEIARRAEAMRMHVSYWNRRPKDVPWQFQTDLLQLASDSDVLVVIVAGGEGTRGLISAEVMAALGPQGLLVNVSRGSVVDEPALIAALTSGALGQAALDVFASEPDPDPALTALPNVTLFPHHASGTVETRDAMAQLVVDNLAAFYAGQPLLTPVDLAAYVPAPAEG